The Acinetobacter pittii genome contains a region encoding:
- a CDS encoding DUF1176 domain-containing protein has product MKNILSICCLAVISSYSFAQDIKGISFSHQEWEISCSNTGTCKAAGYQNEENGDNPASILLTRKAGPKQPVQIEFALSDYEQSIPANQLKNIHFYINGKDLGMVGVDGTELPIMGKLNSSQVNALLQQSKQKTEIVFKNAQHKWKISDAGMTAVLLKMDDFQKRIGTIGALVKKGSANENQVLMPEPKLVVKRIKTSTKSYLTLQPKNKQYQAIHRSLMAAKPNLKEDGFCEGIYGGNSDGVEPQKIELYKLTNKKVLATILCWRGAYNEGYGAWVLDESLNGKAAFVTESASDFDSGIISSAQKGRGIGDCWASEEWVWDGKSFVHTKDMWTGMCKGLAAGGVWELDRIESVVK; this is encoded by the coding sequence ATGAAAAATATACTTTCAATTTGTTGTTTGGCAGTAATAAGTTCTTATAGTTTTGCTCAAGATATAAAAGGTATTTCATTTTCTCATCAAGAGTGGGAAATCTCTTGCAGTAATACGGGCACCTGTAAGGCAGCAGGGTATCAAAACGAAGAAAATGGTGATAATCCCGCTTCAATTTTATTAACACGTAAAGCAGGCCCAAAACAACCTGTGCAGATTGAGTTTGCTTTGTCTGACTATGAACAAAGTATACCTGCAAACCAGCTTAAAAATATCCATTTTTATATAAATGGCAAAGATTTAGGTATGGTGGGTGTAGATGGTACTGAGCTGCCAATTATGGGTAAGCTAAACAGCTCGCAAGTCAATGCTCTACTACAGCAGTCGAAACAGAAGACTGAAATAGTATTTAAAAATGCGCAGCATAAATGGAAAATTTCCGATGCTGGAATGACTGCCGTATTATTAAAGATGGATGATTTTCAGAAGCGTATAGGGACTATTGGTGCTTTGGTCAAAAAGGGCAGTGCCAATGAAAATCAAGTACTTATGCCTGAACCAAAACTAGTTGTGAAGCGTATTAAGACTTCAACCAAATCTTATTTAACTTTACAGCCTAAAAATAAACAGTACCAAGCAATACACCGTAGTTTGATGGCTGCTAAACCGAATCTGAAAGAAGACGGCTTTTGTGAAGGTATTTATGGTGGTAACAGTGATGGAGTCGAACCACAGAAAATTGAGCTATATAAACTAACCAATAAGAAAGTTCTGGCGACTATATTGTGTTGGAGAGGGGCTTATAACGAAGGGTATGGGGCATGGGTACTCGATGAGTCTTTAAACGGTAAGGCCGCGTTTGTAACTGAGTCCGCCTCAGATTTTGATAGCGGTATTATCAGTAGTGCTCAAAAGGGAAGAGGCATTGGAGACTGCTGGGCAAGTGAAGAATGGGTGTGGGACGGCAAGAGTTTTGTGCATACTAAGGATATGTGGACGGGTATGTGTAAAGGCTTGGCAGCAGGTGGAGTTTGGGAGCTTGATCGCATTGAATCAGTCGTAAAGTAA
- a CDS encoding DUF4850 domain-containing protein, with the protein MKKLNFLLFTVFTSLTSSAYAEVKSFTPHFPKFYSSAATRKADNQFYPLGEAKFLNGVSVAFYGVTAQNPIEDGLLKSFEKCTLKSCSFNFKLDAQHAKQLKLLALPEVGLVLVPRNWQDVQANAGANGTGFALIMSTDQKQAIELYDSSFCVGCGLPNATLYFPELLKESLVNEYGGFKDPKKLINIVYPSKKVAFFSYQIPQVNNKTHGIAKYDDEDTFNYKEIQVTLDKSQQSLVGPILNFYNTMH; encoded by the coding sequence ATGAAAAAACTGAATTTTTTATTATTTACTGTATTTACCAGTCTAACTTCATCCGCTTATGCAGAAGTAAAAAGCTTTACACCTCATTTCCCAAAATTTTATAGCTCTGCTGCAACCCGCAAAGCTGATAATCAGTTCTATCCTCTAGGAGAGGCAAAATTTTTAAACGGCGTTTCAGTCGCTTTTTATGGCGTTACGGCACAAAACCCAATAGAAGATGGTTTACTTAAAAGTTTTGAAAAGTGCACGCTTAAAAGCTGTAGTTTTAATTTTAAACTTGATGCTCAACATGCCAAGCAATTAAAACTTCTTGCATTACCTGAAGTAGGTTTAGTACTTGTTCCACGTAACTGGCAAGATGTACAAGCAAATGCAGGCGCAAATGGAACGGGTTTTGCTCTAATCATGAGTACAGATCAAAAACAAGCTATAGAACTTTACGACTCTTCATTTTGCGTTGGCTGTGGACTACCAAATGCAACGCTTTATTTTCCTGAACTATTAAAAGAAAGTCTTGTAAATGAATATGGCGGATTCAAAGACCCTAAAAAACTGATTAATATTGTTTACCCTTCTAAAAAAGTCGCTTTTTTTAGTTACCAAATTCCGCAAGTGAACAATAAAACCCATGGTATTGCCAAATATGATGATGAAGACACGTTTAACTATAAAGAAATTCAAGTCACCTTAGATAAATCGCAGCAGTCTTTAGTTGGTCCTATTCTCAATTTTTATAATACAATGCACTAA
- a CDS encoding alanine/glycine:cation symporter family protein, with amino-acid sequence MNEQLNATLMSWVQFFNDPLWDFLVIFLLAVGIFYTVLTGAVQIRMFLQSIRVMKSSRTEGTDEHGLTPFQAFVTGLASRVGVGNIAGVAIAIAIGGPGAVFWMWVTAVLGMSSAFIESTLAQLFKVRDSKTKQFRGGPAYYITQGLRSKTFGVVFALALIFTYGFVFNSVQINAIANASSHAWGWDKANLIAHLGGVDLEISWVGLALVVMVALAIFGGIKRIAKFAEMFVPLKAGLYLAVALYIALSNYAILPDILKLIVTEAFHFNAAAGGFFGAAVSMAMMQGIKRGLFSNEAGMGSAPNAAAASDVKHPVNQGLVQMLGVFVDTFIVCTSTAIIILVSGVYQDAGFVGVELTQRALETQVGHWGSDFLAVLLFLFCYSAVLGNYAYAEGNVQFINNNPKVMFIFRIFVLVMVYFGAIGSVPLVWSMADLFMGIMATINLIAILLLTPMARTLLKDYREQLKRGIKEPEFKIDKYPELKKKVDSDIW; translated from the coding sequence ATGAATGAACAACTCAATGCCACACTGATGTCGTGGGTACAATTTTTTAATGATCCTTTATGGGATTTTCTGGTTATTTTCTTGCTGGCTGTCGGTATTTTTTATACGGTCTTAACAGGGGCAGTGCAAATTCGCATGTTCTTGCAAAGTATTCGTGTCATGAAAAGTAGCCGTACAGAAGGCACAGATGAGCATGGCCTTACACCTTTCCAGGCGTTTGTAACTGGCCTGGCAAGCCGTGTTGGGGTGGGTAACATTGCTGGTGTGGCAATCGCGATTGCAATTGGTGGTCCTGGTGCAGTGTTCTGGATGTGGGTAACTGCTGTACTTGGTATGAGTTCTGCTTTTATTGAGTCTACACTTGCTCAGCTCTTTAAAGTTAGAGATAGCAAGACTAAGCAATTTCGCGGTGGACCGGCTTACTATATTACTCAAGGTTTACGCAGTAAAACCTTTGGTGTGGTCTTCGCACTAGCACTCATCTTTACTTATGGATTCGTATTCAACTCAGTCCAAATCAATGCGATTGCTAATGCTTCTTCACATGCTTGGGGTTGGGATAAAGCTAATCTTATTGCTCATTTAGGTGGTGTTGATCTAGAAATTTCATGGGTTGGCCTTGCGCTTGTCGTTATGGTTGCATTGGCAATTTTTGGTGGTATTAAACGTATCGCTAAATTTGCAGAGATGTTTGTACCTTTAAAAGCGGGTCTTTATTTAGCCGTTGCTCTATATATCGCATTAAGCAACTATGCAATTTTGCCTGATATTTTAAAGCTGATTGTGACTGAGGCTTTCCACTTCAATGCTGCGGCAGGTGGTTTCTTTGGTGCGGCTGTATCAATGGCAATGATGCAAGGGATTAAGCGTGGTTTGTTCTCAAACGAAGCAGGTATGGGTTCTGCGCCAAACGCAGCTGCTGCATCTGATGTAAAACACCCTGTAAACCAAGGCTTAGTACAAATGCTTGGTGTATTCGTAGATACGTTCATTGTATGTACAAGTACTGCAATCATCATCTTAGTTTCAGGCGTTTACCAAGACGCAGGTTTTGTTGGTGTTGAATTAACACAACGTGCCTTAGAAACTCAAGTTGGGCATTGGGGATCTGATTTCCTAGCGGTTCTATTATTCTTGTTCTGTTATTCAGCTGTACTAGGTAACTATGCCTATGCAGAAGGTAACGTACAGTTTATTAATAACAACCCGAAAGTCATGTTCATCTTCCGTATTTTCGTATTGGTGATGGTGTACTTCGGTGCAATCGGTAGTGTTCCACTCGTTTGGTCAATGGCTGACTTGTTTATGGGTATCATGGCAACCATTAACTTGATTGCAATTTTACTATTAACGCCAATGGCACGTACTTTGTTAAAAGATTACCGCGAGCAATTGAAACGAGGCATTAAAGAGCCAGAGTTTAAAATTGACAAGTATCCAGAATTGAAGAAAAAAGTCGATTCAGATATCTGGTAA
- the pfpI gene encoding DJ-1/PfpI family protein — protein sequence MSKKILMLVGDYAEDYETMVPFQFLTGLGYTVHAVCPNKKNGNHIATAIHDFEGEQTYSEKRGHNFAINYDFDAVNTEDYVGLVIPGGRAPEYLRMNDRVIEIVREFDRVKKPIAAVCHGAQLLAAADVLKDRLCSAYPACAAEVKLAGGQYADIAVTEAVTDGHFVTAPAWPAHPAWLAQFVKVLGATITI from the coding sequence ATGTCTAAAAAGATTTTAATGTTGGTCGGTGACTATGCAGAAGACTATGAAACTATGGTTCCCTTTCAGTTCTTAACTGGTTTAGGTTATACCGTGCATGCTGTTTGCCCAAATAAAAAGAACGGCAACCATATTGCAACGGCTATTCATGATTTTGAAGGTGAACAAACTTATAGTGAAAAACGTGGCCACAACTTCGCGATTAACTATGATTTCGATGCCGTTAATACCGAAGACTATGTAGGTCTAGTGATTCCGGGTGGTCGTGCACCAGAGTATTTGCGTATGAATGATCGTGTTATCGAAATTGTACGTGAGTTTGATAGAGTGAAAAAACCAATTGCAGCTGTATGTCATGGTGCTCAGTTACTCGCTGCGGCAGATGTGTTAAAAGACCGCCTCTGCTCAGCTTATCCAGCATGTGCGGCCGAAGTAAAATTGGCAGGTGGACAATACGCAGATATTGCTGTGACTGAAGCAGTTACAGATGGTCATTTCGTGACTGCTCCAGCTTGGCCTGCACATCCAGCTTGGTTAGCTCAATTTGTGAAAGTTTTAGGGGCTACAATTACGATCTAA
- the tdcB gene encoding threonine ammonia-lyase, with protein MIQQQVKNGFPTLDDVYAAAERLEGLVVKTPFVFSETISKTLGAEMWLKFENLQFTASFKERGALNKLLCLSEQEKQHGVIAASAGNHAQGVAYHAQRTGVTATIVMPKSTPNVKVQRVREYGARVILHGQDFSEAAAEMHRVAQEESLTIIHPFDDAEIIAGQGTIALEMLVAVPDLDILVVPIGGGGLISGIAIAAKAINPKIKIIGVQSVVYPSMAKLLCNYQHAVSMGSTVAEGIAVKTPGELTTQVAKEYVDDIVVVTEDMIEEAIALLLNIEKTVCEGAGATGIAAIMSRPDLFLGHKLGVVLSGGNIDTRVMVSVLQRHLTRTGRMVRIRVELPDNPGALARLTAIIAEQGGNIYELRHERFAATSRAKESAVSVDVELKSASDLDLLIQAMQLEGYIVRKEEI; from the coding sequence ATGATACAGCAACAGGTTAAAAATGGCTTTCCAACATTAGATGATGTTTATGCTGCCGCAGAGCGTTTGGAAGGTTTAGTTGTAAAAACTCCCTTTGTTTTCTCAGAAACCATTTCTAAAACCTTAGGGGCTGAGATGTGGTTGAAATTTGAAAACCTACAATTTACAGCTTCATTTAAAGAGCGAGGTGCTCTAAATAAACTGTTGTGTTTATCTGAACAAGAAAAGCAACATGGTGTTATTGCAGCTTCGGCAGGCAACCACGCACAAGGTGTAGCCTACCATGCTCAGCGGACAGGTGTGACTGCGACTATTGTAATGCCGAAATCTACGCCAAATGTTAAGGTGCAACGAGTACGTGAGTACGGTGCGCGCGTTATATTGCATGGGCAGGACTTTTCAGAAGCTGCTGCTGAAATGCACCGTGTTGCACAAGAAGAATCTTTAACCATTATTCATCCATTCGATGATGCTGAAATTATTGCGGGTCAAGGAACCATTGCGCTTGAAATGCTTGTAGCTGTGCCTGATCTAGATATTTTGGTTGTGCCAATTGGTGGTGGTGGTTTAATTTCTGGTATTGCAATTGCTGCTAAAGCGATTAATCCAAAAATTAAAATTATTGGGGTTCAATCTGTTGTATACCCAAGTATGGCAAAACTACTTTGCAATTATCAACATGCGGTTTCAATGGGCTCTACTGTTGCTGAGGGTATTGCAGTAAAAACTCCAGGTGAGCTTACGACACAAGTTGCTAAAGAATATGTTGATGACATTGTCGTTGTCACTGAAGACATGATTGAAGAGGCGATTGCACTATTACTTAATATTGAAAAAACAGTATGTGAAGGAGCGGGAGCGACAGGTATTGCTGCAATTATGTCGCGTCCCGATCTGTTTTTAGGTCATAAATTAGGTGTGGTGCTGTCTGGTGGCAATATTGATACACGTGTTATGGTCTCTGTATTACAACGCCATTTAACCCGTACAGGTCGTATGGTTCGTATTCGTGTTGAATTACCGGACAATCCAGGTGCTTTAGCTCGTTTAACGGCCATTATTGCTGAGCAGGGCGGTAATATTTATGAGCTGCGTCATGAACGCTTTGCGGCAACAAGCCGTGCCAAAGAAAGCGCTGTGAGCGTTGATGTCGAATTAAAAAGTGCCTCGGACCTAGATTTGCTCATTCAAGCAATGCAATTAGAAGGCTATATAGTTCGTAAAGAAGAGATTTAA
- a CDS encoding nitroreductase, whose translation MNLEQVRLVDEAITSRHSVRAFLNTPIEPEVIKDILRVASRAPSGTNTQPWKVYVVTGKKRDAIVERVCAAQIEVSKNPELAEEYKETFAYYPEKWISPFIDRRRENGWGLYGLLEIKKGEKEKMAEQQLRNFKLFDAPVGLFFTVNKTMGIGSKMDIAMMIQNVMVSAKARGLDTCPQAAWNHFHPIVLDIVGASDDEELVCAIALGHADPDHIVNTFITPREPVENFAVFLDE comes from the coding sequence ATGAATCTGGAACAAGTTCGTCTCGTTGATGAAGCTATCACTTCTCGACATTCTGTCCGCGCTTTTTTAAATACCCCAATTGAGCCAGAAGTCATTAAAGATATATTACGAGTCGCAAGTCGAGCACCTTCTGGAACGAACACCCAACCATGGAAAGTCTATGTGGTCACAGGCAAAAAGCGTGATGCAATAGTTGAACGTGTCTGTGCTGCACAAATTGAAGTTTCAAAAAATCCTGAACTTGCAGAAGAATACAAAGAAACTTTTGCCTATTATCCTGAAAAATGGATATCTCCTTTTATTGACCGCCGCCGTGAAAATGGTTGGGGGCTTTATGGTTTACTCGAAATCAAAAAAGGTGAAAAAGAAAAAATGGCTGAGCAGCAGTTACGCAATTTTAAATTGTTTGATGCACCAGTCGGCCTTTTCTTTACCGTAAATAAAACGATGGGAATCGGTTCTAAAATGGATATCGCGATGATGATTCAAAACGTAATGGTCTCTGCTAAGGCACGTGGTTTAGATACGTGCCCACAAGCAGCTTGGAACCATTTTCACCCTATTGTTTTAGATATAGTGGGTGCATCAGATGATGAAGAACTGGTATGTGCAATTGCATTAGGTCATGCTGACCCTGATCATATTGTAAATACCTTTATTACACCTAGAGAACCTGTTGAAAATTTCGCAGTTTTTCTAGACGAATAA
- the sbmA gene encoding peptide antibiotic transporter SbmA, translating into MFKSFFPSPRYFFISAVIWIALNMVLWYTGGDHWGEYLGFPQGYAEAELPIGVSRFWSPAFLWFYLWFLISTALFAGFWKIISNNPWQRWSVWGSAFILFNIWFAVQASVAINAWYVPFWDLIQKMLSSGGGDLSALYSETMVFLYIAMVAVTLAVINAFFTSHYVFRWRTAMNEYYTEHWEKLRHVEGASQRVQEDTMRFATILEDLGVELVKAVITLIAFLPILFQLSKHVPVLPIVGELNHSLVWAAIVWSIFGTVLLMVVGIKLPGLQFNNQKVEAAYRKELVYGEDHADRAKPATLRELFSNVRKNYFRLYFHYAYFNMTAIWYGQLDVLYNLVVLFPSIAAGKLTLGLIQQIANVFGRVRESFQYLISSWKTIIELLSIYKRLKAFESILHK; encoded by the coding sequence ATGTTCAAATCATTTTTTCCATCACCAAGGTATTTCTTTATATCTGCGGTCATTTGGATCGCGCTCAATATGGTGCTTTGGTATACAGGTGGAGATCACTGGGGAGAGTATTTAGGCTTTCCGCAGGGTTATGCAGAGGCTGAATTGCCTATTGGTGTAAGCCGTTTTTGGTCGCCTGCTTTTTTATGGTTCTATCTTTGGTTTTTAATCTCTACTGCGCTTTTTGCTGGCTTTTGGAAAATTATTTCTAATAATCCATGGCAGCGTTGGTCAGTCTGGGGCTCTGCATTTATTTTGTTCAATATTTGGTTTGCTGTTCAGGCTAGTGTTGCGATTAATGCATGGTATGTACCATTTTGGGATTTAATCCAAAAAATGCTTTCGAGTGGAGGAGGAGATCTCTCGGCACTATATAGCGAGACAATGGTCTTTCTTTATATTGCTATGGTCGCTGTGACGCTTGCTGTGATTAATGCCTTTTTTACAAGCCATTATGTATTCCGCTGGCGTACAGCAATGAATGAATATTACACAGAACATTGGGAAAAGCTACGTCATGTTGAAGGTGCTTCGCAGCGTGTGCAAGAAGACACGATGCGCTTTGCAACAATTTTGGAAGATTTAGGGGTAGAGTTAGTAAAAGCAGTTATTACATTGATTGCCTTTTTACCTATTCTATTTCAACTGTCTAAACATGTTCCCGTTTTACCAATTGTTGGTGAGTTAAATCACTCTTTAGTATGGGCCGCAATAGTGTGGTCAATTTTCGGTACAGTTCTATTAATGGTAGTAGGGATTAAGTTGCCAGGTTTGCAATTTAACAATCAGAAAGTAGAAGCGGCTTATCGTAAAGAACTTGTTTATGGTGAAGACCATGCTGATCGTGCAAAACCTGCTACCTTGCGTGAGTTATTTAGTAATGTACGTAAAAATTATTTCAGACTTTACTTCCATTATGCCTATTTTAATATGACAGCTATTTGGTATGGCCAACTTGATGTTTTATATAACTTGGTTGTCCTTTTCCCATCAATTGCTGCTGGTAAACTCACATTAGGTTTAATTCAACAAATTGCAAATGTATTTGGGCGTGTACGGGAATCCTTCCAATACTTAATTAGTTCATGGAAAACAATTATTGAACTGCTTTCAATTTATAAGCGTTTAAAAGCTTTTGAATCGATATTACATAAGTAA
- the gatB gene encoding Asp-tRNA(Asn)/Glu-tRNA(Gln) amidotransferase subunit GatB: MAEAQKLKLIDGWEVVIGIEIHTQLATNSKIFSGSSTEFGQDPNTQASLVDLAMPGVLPVLNEKVVDLAIRFGLGIDAYIDQASVFARKNYFYPDSPKGYQISQMDNPIVGLGHIDIQLEDGTTKRIGVTRAHLEEDAGKSIHDQFEGMSGIDLNRAGTPLLEIVSEPDMRSVEEAVAYIKAIHTLVRWLGISDGNMAEGSFRADCNVSLRRPGQPFGTRCELKNLNSFRFIEQAINVEIERQMEILEYGGSIDQETRLFDPNKMETRSMRSKEEANDYRYFPDPDLLPVIIADEQIEAARAALPELPAARRARFIADFGVTEYDAHVLTLSREMADFYEAVVAAAGGAKQGKVSANWVMGEFSGALNKAGLDLADSPVSAEQLGGMIARIVDNTISGKIAKQVFGFMWESEGKSADDIIAEKGLKQETDTGAIEAIIKEVLAANEKMVEEYKSGKEKAFNGLVGQVMKASKGKANPAQVNELMKKLIG; encoded by the coding sequence ATGGCTGAAGCTCAAAAGTTGAAATTGATTGACGGTTGGGAAGTCGTTATTGGTATCGAGATTCACACTCAGCTTGCAACCAACTCTAAAATTTTCTCAGGTTCATCAACTGAATTTGGCCAAGACCCAAATACACAAGCAAGCCTTGTCGATTTGGCTATGCCGGGTGTGTTGCCTGTACTCAATGAAAAAGTTGTTGATCTTGCAATCCGCTTTGGTTTGGGGATTGACGCGTACATCGACCAAGCATCTGTGTTTGCGCGTAAGAACTACTTCTACCCTGACTCACCAAAAGGCTACCAAATTAGCCAAATGGATAACCCAATTGTGGGCTTGGGTCACATCGACATCCAACTTGAAGATGGTACGACTAAACGCATTGGCGTAACTCGTGCTCACCTTGAAGAAGATGCGGGTAAATCAATTCATGACCAGTTTGAAGGTATGTCTGGCATTGACTTAAACCGTGCTGGTACACCTTTACTTGAAATCGTTTCTGAACCTGACATGCGTTCAGTTGAAGAAGCTGTTGCTTACATTAAAGCGATTCACACATTAGTACGTTGGTTAGGTATTTCTGACGGTAACATGGCTGAAGGTTCATTCCGTGCGGACTGTAACGTGTCTTTACGCCGTCCGGGCCAACCTTTTGGTACGCGCTGTGAGCTTAAAAACCTCAACTCATTCCGTTTCATTGAGCAAGCAATCAATGTTGAAATTGAACGCCAAATGGAAATTTTGGAATACGGCGGAAGTATCGACCAAGAAACTCGTTTGTTCGATCCAAACAAAATGGAAACACGCTCTATGCGTTCTAAAGAAGAAGCGAATGACTACCGCTACTTCCCCGATCCAGATTTGTTACCTGTGATTATTGCTGATGAGCAAATTGAAGCTGCTCGTGCTGCGCTTCCAGAGCTTCCTGCTGCACGCCGTGCACGTTTTATCGCAGACTTTGGTGTAACTGAGTACGATGCTCACGTACTTACGCTCTCACGCGAAATGGCGGACTTCTATGAAGCTGTTGTGGCTGCTGCTGGCGGTGCGAAGCAAGGTAAAGTATCGGCAAACTGGGTAATGGGTGAGTTCTCTGGTGCTTTAAACAAGGCAGGCCTAGACTTAGCAGACTCTCCTGTTTCTGCTGAACAACTTGGTGGCATGATTGCTCGTATTGTTGACAACACCATTAGCGGTAAGATTGCTAAACAAGTCTTTGGCTTTATGTGGGAATCGGAAGGTAAATCTGCCGATGACATTATTGCGGAAAAAGGCTTAAAGCAAGAAACCGACACTGGCGCAATTGAAGCGATCATTAAAGAAGTACTTGCAGCCAATGAAAAAATGGTTGAAGAATACAAGTCTGGTAAAGAGAAAGCCTTTAACGGTCTTGTTGGTCAAGTCATGAAAGCTTCTAAGGGTAAGGCTAACCCTGCTCAAGTAAATGAATTAATGAAGAAATTGATTGGTTAA
- a CDS encoding multidrug effflux MFS transporter: MSEQTAQRQYSIGWIMLLALLTALGPLSIDMYLPALPQMAHDFGVSTQMVANTLPAYFFGLAIGQLVYGPLSDRIGRKKPLYFGLALYAVASLFCVMATNEWSLIAARILQALGGCVGVVMARAAIRDKLDVQGSAQAFSSMMIVMGLAPILAPMIGAWILIWFPWQAIFIALSIVGALCWLCIHFFFKETLANDKRLKLSLYQVVTLYGAIFKDASFRLPMFAGCLTGAALFCYISSAPAVFMDQYGLNQQEFAYVFGLNAFGIMLMSSLNKHLTTRVEITKRLKSGSLVQVTGAIIVFIAGLIPAAPLWLVMVGLFLAISGIGLTGPNAMALAMSKQGARAGTASAIMGSMQFACGLLGGVLLNFLIWSASLNMGVMMVLFTLSGFIVVLKATQQVKTKPFS; encoded by the coding sequence ATGTCTGAACAAACAGCCCAGCGTCAATACTCTATTGGCTGGATTATGTTGCTCGCTTTACTTACGGCTTTAGGGCCGTTATCCATTGATATGTACTTACCTGCGCTACCACAAATGGCCCATGATTTTGGGGTAAGTACGCAAATGGTGGCAAATACACTACCAGCTTATTTTTTTGGTTTAGCCATTGGGCAGTTGGTTTATGGTCCTTTAAGCGATCGTATCGGTAGAAAGAAACCACTTTACTTTGGCCTCGCGCTTTATGCAGTCGCAAGCTTATTTTGTGTAATGGCTACTAATGAATGGAGCTTGATTGCGGCCCGTATTTTACAAGCTTTAGGTGGTTGTGTTGGCGTAGTCATGGCTCGTGCGGCAATACGCGATAAACTGGACGTACAAGGTTCTGCACAAGCTTTCTCAAGCATGATGATTGTCATGGGGCTTGCACCAATTTTGGCTCCTATGATCGGAGCATGGATTTTAATTTGGTTCCCTTGGCAGGCTATTTTTATTGCGCTTTCAATTGTGGGTGCGCTGTGTTGGCTGTGCATACATTTCTTTTTTAAAGAAACTTTGGCAAATGATAAAAGGCTTAAGCTATCGCTCTATCAAGTGGTGACTTTATATGGAGCTATTTTCAAAGATGCGAGTTTCCGCTTACCTATGTTTGCAGGTTGTTTAACAGGGGCTGCATTGTTTTGCTATATCAGCTCAGCACCTGCCGTGTTTATGGATCAGTACGGACTTAATCAGCAAGAGTTTGCTTACGTGTTTGGACTAAATGCTTTTGGCATTATGTTGATGTCTTCTTTAAACAAGCATTTAACAACACGTGTTGAAATTACCAAACGCTTAAAATCGGGTTCCCTTGTGCAAGTGACTGGAGCCATCATTGTATTTATTGCTGGTTTAATCCCTGCAGCGCCTTTATGGCTTGTTATGGTAGGGTTATTTTTAGCTATTTCGGGTATTGGTTTAACAGGCCCAAATGCTATGGCGTTAGCAATGTCCAAACAAGGTGCTCGCGCTGGGACAGCAAGTGCAATTATGGGAAGTATGCAATTCGCTTGTGGCCTCTTAGGTGGCGTGCTTCTTAACTTCCTGATTTGGTCTGCATCGCTTAATATGGGCGTGATGATGGTGTTATTTACACTAAGTGGTTTTATTGTCGTATTGAAAGCGACACAACAGGTCAAAACTAAGCCATTCTCATAG
- a CDS encoding patatin-like phospholipase family protein, which yields MKQLKLWVLGLSMVLAGCQTTTHLSAALKPQTTEAYARSVDQPFARIKKMQKRPVVALVLGSGGARGYAHIGVIEVLEQHGIRPDFIVGTSAGSIVGAIYASGKTPAELRDTALKMKAGDVRDISIGLKGFFDGKKVENYVNQQVNNMPLEKMKIPMYVVATELKHGTKTVFNYGNTGQAVRASASIPSMFVPTKIGKSEYVDGGLVSPVPVEVARDLGADVIIAVDILAQPIYTETSNVWGLFNQNINIMQGRLAAEELQYADVVIQPDLREKAHIFDVKGREATMKSGIDAANAKLSDIQFAIDEKIAEQNMSTEGLSAQSQ from the coding sequence ATGAAACAGCTTAAATTGTGGGTTCTCGGACTCTCTATGGTGTTGGCGGGATGCCAGACCACCACACACTTGTCTGCTGCTCTAAAACCGCAAACGACAGAAGCTTATGCTCGTTCTGTTGATCAGCCATTTGCAAGAATAAAAAAAATGCAAAAACGTCCTGTTGTCGCGCTTGTATTGGGTAGCGGTGGAGCACGAGGTTATGCTCATATCGGGGTGATTGAAGTTTTAGAACAACATGGTATTCGCCCGGATTTTATTGTAGGTACGAGTGCGGGTAGTATTGTTGGGGCAATTTATGCGAGTGGTAAAACACCTGCTGAACTGCGTGATACTGCTTTAAAAATGAAAGCTGGTGATGTCCGTGATATTAGTATCGGATTAAAAGGTTTTTTTGATGGTAAAAAAGTAGAGAACTACGTTAACCAGCAAGTAAATAACATGCCACTCGAAAAAATGAAGATTCCAATGTATGTGGTGGCAACTGAACTGAAGCATGGCACTAAGACCGTATTTAACTACGGCAATACTGGTCAAGCCGTAAGAGCCTCTGCTTCCATTCCGAGTATGTTTGTGCCGACTAAAATTGGTAAATCTGAATATGTCGATGGCGGGTTGGTGAGTCCTGTGCCAGTTGAAGTCGCACGAGATTTAGGTGCTGATGTCATTATTGCAGTTGATATTTTAGCTCAACCTATTTACACAGAAACTTCGAATGTATGGGGACTGTTTAACCAGAATATTAATATCATGCAAGGGCGTTTGGCAGCAGAAGAATTGCAATATGCGGACGTTGTTATTCAGCCAGACTTAAGAGAAAAAGCACATATTTTTGATGTCAAAGGCCGTGAAGCTACTATGAAATCTGGTATAGATGCAGCTAATGCCAAGCTTTCTGATATTCAGTTTGCTATTGATGAAAAAATAGCTGAACAAAATATGTCTACGGAAGGTTTAAGTGCTCAAAGCCAATAA